Below is a genomic region from Candidatus Babeliales bacterium.
TAATGCTAAATCGTGCTCAGGGCTCATGCCAATAACTTTCATATCGATAATACGTTTTCCTAAGGAAGGAAGCTGTCCCCACACTGTTTTTGCTGAAATTACTACGTGTGCATTGGTAACTACATACGCTTGATCATTAATTAAAAAACCACTACCGCACGCAGTGCCTTGCTGTGGTGTTTTATATGGTTCTAATAAATCCGTAGCAGAAACTTGCGCAAACAATTGAATCACTGTATCTCGTACACGATCTTGTACTGGACGCCACAGTTGGGAACTTGTAACCATGTTTTCAACTACATGTGTAGTTGGTTGATGTATTGGTGGGAAAATATTTTTTTGTTGTGATAACTCCCATTGATTTTCAAGTCGAAGTTGATTTTTGTATACATATATCACAGAAATAAAAAGTAAAAAAAATATTCCCGTTAATACGGTTATTATTACGCCATTTTTTATTATCATACTATATAACCTTTTTCAATAATATTATCGCTCTATATCGTTTAATAAAAAATAGTTTACAGTATAATTGATAAAAACCAAGTATATGGCATTTTTGGCTTTATTGAGAGGTATCTACTGTTTCTGTTTTTGCTTCTTCCTTTTTTGATTCTTCTGTGTTTAGTTGTTCCTTATTCAATTCTTCTTTGCGTAATTGTTCTTTGCTTAATTGCTCACGAATAATATTAATTTTTTGTTGTAGTTCTTCTAAGGAGGATTGTTTGATAGATAAATTCTTTCCTCGTTCAAGAAGGTCATTATATATTTGTTCATTTTCTGAAGAAATTGGATATTGCTTTGCATTAGCAACACTATCACAAAATTGTGACCATTCCTCAAAAAAGCGTTGCTTATCTTCATTTTGTTTTTGTATCAACTTCATTTGTTTTTTCAAATCCGTCAAAGAATGCTTATTTCCCGTAGCTTTTGGAATTTTTAACGTTGTTCCTTGCTTAATAAATGCTTGGTATATTGCCTCATTTTCAGCGGACAACGGGTATTTTTCGGCATCAATAACCTGATCTAAAAACTTTGACCATTCACTAAAAAAATTATTTACCTGTACATTTTGAGCATCTTGTAATGTTATGCAAACAATAGAAATATTCCATAAAACAACAAATAATACACCGTATTTAATACATTTCATATTCTCTTCCCTCATTTAAAAAATGATTATAAAAAAACTTCTTTAAAACATAACAAATAGCATTACCTTTTTATCAAAGTTTTTCAAAAATATTTTTATTTAATTTTATAACTTCAATGTGCAGACTAGTATATTAATCAAAATTTGACTTACATATGAATCAATATATAATCAAATACAATATTTATTATTTTTATGATTATTTCAATTGAGGATTTTATGAATAATTTTTTAACAAAAGCTTCTATGCTTTTATTCATCGCATCAATAAATAATGTTACTTTTATGATGGACACGACAATTATTACTTTTCCATTTGAGGAATTACCAGTCGAACGCCAGGAATCAATAGCTAACTATATGGATGGAAATAGTATTATGAGTTTTAGCAAAACAAGTCACGATAATCATGACTTAGTTAAAAATTTGATAAAACATAATATAACAGTAGCATATTTAAATTCAGACAAAGATTATTTATCCAAAAATCAGGATTTTTTATTAAACAATTTTGTCCCGATTATTTTAGTAAATCATTCTAGATTGTATAGCAATAGTACAAAAACTCAAAAAATTTATGTTGATGCTCTTAATCCCTATAAATCATCCTTTTATTTTAAGCAACCAGGATTTCAAGTAGATCAAAAAATTGAAAAATTAGGCGAAGAAAAATTAAGTGAAGCTCTTGAACAAAAAATAATTCAATATAGTAAAAAGAATGTATCATATAATAATGATATGACCTATTGTAACGATAAACAAGTAAAATCTAATCAGGATATAGATCAAATATATAAATTAATTAATCCAACCAAAGACTCCGTAAAAAAACACAATGAAATTATGGAATTTATAAACAAATTTTTTTTAATAATGGAACTTGAATATGCAAATTTAGCTGCAAAAAAAATTAAAGAAATTTCAGTATTTAAAGGATATATTCAAGAACAACAAGGTGATGAATATTACAATAATATATAAAAAAAGTCTATTACAAATAGATGCTTCTTCTTTGCTGAAGCATCTATTTGTTGAAAATAGAAACAAATACATATTATTATTATAACTAAAATTTTACTTATAGATGCTTATTTTGAAGCATCTATTTTTTTTTAAATACATATTTACCAAAAAATTTTTATGCTTAATTTTGCTAATATTATTCAATGTGATATCGAATGATATATCAACAAAAATAATATTTTTATTTAATAGCTCATAGCAGATTAATGATATTTTTTACTGATCTAAAAACTTTGACCATTCACCAAAAAATTATTCACATTTGGGCTTTTAACGCTTTGTATTGTTACTTCATAAAAATAGATATAGTCCATAGCACTATAAATGATAAAAAGCAATTCTTTATTGTATGTAAATTCAAATTTGACTATTTTAAGCACTAATGTACTATTAAATATAGTATTTAATTTTTTTATAATAATTTCAATGAGAGATTTTTTGTATGAATAGTTTTTTGATAAAAGTACATATGCTTATACTTGTTGCGTCAATACATAGCATTTATTTTGCAATGGATACTGCTATTATTCCATTCGCATTTGGTCAATTACCAGTTGAACGTCAAGAAACAGTTGTTAATTACATGAATGGAAATAGTATTATGAGTTTTAGCAAAACAAGTCATGATAATCATGACTTAGTTAAAAGTTTAATAAAACGTAATATGACAGCAGTATATCTAAATCAAGACAAAGATTTTTTATTTAAGAGCCCAGATTTTTTGTTAAATAATTTTGTTCCAATTGTTTTAGTGGATTATTCTGCACTTCAGAGAAACTTAACACATAAAAAGAAAGTTTATGTTGACGCTCTTAATCCTTATGAATCATTTTTTTACTTTAATCAACCAGAGTTAAAATTAGATCAAAAAATTGAAAAATTAGGAAAAAAAAGATTGGTTGAAGCGCTTGAACAAAAAAAAATTCAGTATGGTAAGCATAAGGTATCGTATAATAATGATGCAATCTATGGAAATGACCAGAAAGAAATAAAATCTAATCAAGACCTATCTATAATATATCAATCAATTTCTCCCACTGAAGAATATGTAAATGAAATTAATCAAAGCATAAAAGCATCAAAAGCACTGAATTCCAATAGTCTATTTTTATATACTTACGATAAATTGGCTATAGAATACATCAAAGAAATTCCAGTCTTTCAAGAATATATTAAAACAAGATATGGTGAAGAATATTACTATAATATATAAAAAATAATGTGATACTATTTTTCTGTTGAGATTATATTCTAAATAGTTTCTGTTTTATTAATATACACGTGATTTTTTTGTATCAATTTAGAAAACATTTGTACTCTATAAAAGATAAATTTTTCATGATAATTTATCTTTTGTAGAGTGCAGTATATATGTTGATAGTATCATTTTTTACTACCATTACCCACAAAAAATATCGTTGAATTTGTCAAAATCACATCAAACCGCTATCATAATATAATTGCGCTTACATTAAAATTATAAAGGATCTTTTTATGTCACTCCCTAGGCCAACACTCGAAGATATCATTGCATTATGTAAAAGGCGTGGATTGGTATTTCAATCAGCAGAAATATATGGTGGAATAAATGGTGTTTATGATTTTGGTCCTCTTGGTACATTGTTAAAAGATAACATTAGAAATGCATGGAAGAAATCAATAAAATCTTCTGATAAAACAATTTTATTTCTCGAAGGATCATTACTCGGTCCAGAAAGTATTTGGAAAGCTTCAGGACATAGTGATAATTTTAATGATCCTATGATCGATTGCACTAATTGTAAAAAGCGATTTCGTGCGGATGATCCTGATATAAATATTACGGGACCGTGTCCTCACTGCGGTAAAAATGCATGGACTGATATACGGCAATTTAACATGATGTTTAAAACAGATCTTGGTGCAGTTGCAGGACAGGGTTCCTCAGCATATCTTCGTCCAGAAACAGCACAATCTATTTTCATAAATTTCAAAAATGTAATGTCTTCAAATCGTGTAAAACTCCCATTTGGTATTGCACAAATTGGTAAATCCTTTCGTAATGAAATAACACCAAAACAATTTCTTTTTCGCATGCGTGAATTTGAACAAATGGAACTTGAATGGTTTTGTTCACCGCAACAATCTCAAGAATATTTTGACTATTGGTCTAAAATACGTCTTGCATTTTATAAAACAATTGGTATTAACCCTGATCGTATTCGTTTGCGTGCGCATGAACAAAATGAATTATCGCATTATTCATCAAAAACAAGTGACGTTGAATACGAATATCCATTTGGTTGGAAAGAACTTGAAGGCATTGCTCATCGTGGTGATTTTGATTTAACGCAACACAGTAAATATTCAGGAAAAGATTTATCAGTGTTTGATGAGGAAACACAGCAATCATATATGCCACATGTTATTGAGTGTTCCGTTGGAAGTGATCGGCTTTTCTTAACCGTTCTTTTTGATGCTTATCGCAGCGATAATTTAGGTGGCGAAGAACGAACTGTTCTTGCATTACATCCATCAATTGCTCCTATTAAAGCTGCTTTTCTACCGCTTACTAAAAAATTAAGTGACAACATGAAACAAATATACCGACGAATCGCCAACAGCGATTTTACGGTAGAATTTGATGAATCAGGATCAATTGGTAAACGATATCGTCGACAGGATGAAATAGGTACTCCTCTGTGCTTTACCTATGACTTTGATAGCTTAAATGACAATTGCGTTACTGTGCGTAATCGTGACACGCTTAAACAAGAACGTATAAGTAATGAAAAGATTGAATTATATCTTACCGACATGTTACATCCTAAGAAGGATTAATAAAGGGACTACATGGGCAAGAAAAAATTAATTGATATATCCCCAGCGCATATTATTATTTTTTCCTTTTTTATTCTCATTATCTGTGGAACATTACTACTTGCATTGCCAATAGCCCATATTCAATCAATAGCATTTATAGATTTGCTTTTTACTGCTACATCTGCAACATGTGTTACCGGATTATTTACGATTCCACTTAGCAATTTTACCTTTTTTGGCAAAACAGTTATTCTTGGACTCATTCAAATCGGAGCACTTGGTCTTGCAACTATGAGCCTTTTTATTATTTCACTTTTTATCGATTTAGGTCTTGGAACACGGTTTATGGCAGGACAACTTTTTGAACTTGATTCATGGGAGAATATAAAAAAAATACTTATTTTTACGTTTACTGCAACAATTACCCTTGAAGTTATAGGTGCATTATTATTTTTTTCTATATTTAAGGTAGAGTATTCATTAAAAAATGCATTATTCTATTCATTTTTCCATTCAATATCAGCATTTTGTAATGCTGGTATATCATTTTTTCATTTTTTAACAGAACAAAATTTGCAACGATATAGCACTAATTATTTATTTCTTATAACAACTAGTTTTTTAACATTTTTTGGTGGATTAGGATTTATTACCTGGCATGAAATTATGCTACATGGTTATGCTTATTTTTTTTCTAAAAAACCTCATCGTTTTTCATTGCATAGTAAAATTATTTTATATGGTACGAGCGTATTGTTAGTAGTCGCTACCATTTTATTTCTTATCCTAGAAAATAGTCATACATTACACAATGTCTCTATTCCACTTAAATGTGCGAATGCTGTTTTTCATGCAATATCATTTAAAAGTTGCGGTTTTGTGCTTGGCAACTTACCTGATTTTCATACCGCAACAATTTTTTTTATAATGATTATTGGCCTTATTGGATCGGCGCCAGGATCCACGGGAAGTGGTATAAAAATTACTAGTCTTGTGCTCTTTTTAAGCACGATTAGATCGGCAATTAATGGCCAAACATCAGTAAAAATATTTGAACGTGAAATTCCACTTGATCAAATATATAAAGTTATTGCGATTATAGCATTAAGTATAGGATGGATATTATTTACGACATTTTGTTTGTTATTAACAGAGACAAGTTGGAATTTTTTAGATGTTTTTTTTGAAACTGTTTCTGCATTTAGTAATGTAGGTTTTTCGTACAAAGGAACAGAAAAATTATCTGATTTTGGTAAGCTATTTATCATGGCAACTATGTTTATTGGTCGCATAGGCTCACTTACATTTATTTTAGGTCTTAAACTAAAAACAAGAAAAGAAACTATTGAATTCTCCTACCCCGAAGAGCGAGTAATGCTCGGATAACAATGGAGCTAAAGGAAACAGATGAAATTTTGTGTTATTGGACTTGGACGATTTGGTTATCAAGTAGCAACAGTGTTATCAGAAAATGGTATGGAAGTGCTTGCTATTGATAATAACGAATCAATTATCGCCTCTATTCGCGATTCTGTTGCACATGCAATTGTTATGGATGTCACTGATGAAGCATCATTGCGTAGTGTTGGCGTTGATGAAATTGATACGGTAATCGTTGCTATGGGCGAGAATAGCACACAAACAATACTTATCACTGCGCTGCTTAAAAAACATCTTAAAACACCGTATGTTATTACTCGGGCAATTGATGATCTTAATAAAGAAATCTTATCTCTTGTTGGTGCTGATCGCGTTATTTTACCAGAACAAGAAATTGGTATTCGTCTGGCTGATAATCTTAGTTCCCCATTTGTCGATGTAACTCGTTTAGCTAAAAATTTTTCT
It encodes:
- a CDS encoding glycine--tRNA ligase, coding for MSLPRPTLEDIIALCKRRGLVFQSAEIYGGINGVYDFGPLGTLLKDNIRNAWKKSIKSSDKTILFLEGSLLGPESIWKASGHSDNFNDPMIDCTNCKKRFRADDPDINITGPCPHCGKNAWTDIRQFNMMFKTDLGAVAGQGSSAYLRPETAQSIFINFKNVMSSNRVKLPFGIAQIGKSFRNEITPKQFLFRMREFEQMELEWFCSPQQSQEYFDYWSKIRLAFYKTIGINPDRIRLRAHEQNELSHYSSKTSDVEYEYPFGWKELEGIAHRGDFDLTQHSKYSGKDLSVFDEETQQSYMPHVIECSVGSDRLFLTVLFDAYRSDNLGGEERTVLALHPSIAPIKAAFLPLTKKLSDNMKQIYRRIANSDFTVEFDESGSIGKRYRRQDEIGTPLCFTYDFDSLNDNCVTVRNRDTLKQERISNEKIELYLTDMLHPKKD
- a CDS encoding potassium transporter TrkG; its protein translation is MGKKKLIDISPAHIIIFSFFILIICGTLLLALPIAHIQSIAFIDLLFTATSATCVTGLFTIPLSNFTFFGKTVILGLIQIGALGLATMSLFIISLFIDLGLGTRFMAGQLFELDSWENIKKILIFTFTATITLEVIGALLFFSIFKVEYSLKNALFYSFFHSISAFCNAGISFFHFLTEQNLQRYSTNYLFLITTSFLTFFGGLGFITWHEIMLHGYAYFFSKKPHRFSLHSKIILYGTSVLLVVATILFLILENSHTLHNVSIPLKCANAVFHAISFKSCGFVLGNLPDFHTATIFFIMIIGLIGSAPGSTGSGIKITSLVLFLSTIRSAINGQTSVKIFEREIPLDQIYKVIAIIALSIGWILFTTFCLLLTETSWNFLDVFFETVSAFSNVGFSYKGTEKLSDFGKLFIMATMFIGRIGSLTFILGLKLKTRKETIEFSYPEERVMLG
- a CDS encoding TrkA family potassium uptake protein, which translates into the protein MKFCVIGLGRFGYQVATVLSENGMEVLAIDNNESIIASIRDSVAHAIVMDVTDEASLRSVGVDEIDTVIVAMGENSTQTILITALLKKHLKTPYVITRAIDDLNKEILSLVGADRVILPEQEIGIRLADNLSSPFVDVTRLAKNFSVTNVVAPDIFIGKNIEELNFFINYNIYCIGKKEEEKIIAIGPDYIIKELDKLIFAGPNKSLEKLAKL